The Candidatus Sulfotelmatobacter sp. genome includes a region encoding these proteins:
- a CDS encoding FlgD immunoglobulin-like domain containing protein gives MGPAWATDHCFDIPDTCDRVTIHPLCSNPAQKYCCRPFPPAAAGDNVPGRRPGFKAKDFSLFKWNGLYHLVYILHNSDDLGTSSETRFGHDISKDLYHWDSLPPILPVRADKWDNTNMWAPFVIQRDSTFNLFYTGVSTSGKQSIGLATSSDLLDWQRRDTPIFSCANAPWTWCDSLNGYGRDFRDPFVMRDPDSLGRWIMYYSTRVPAVGDSTTVPGVALSSGDFTAWRDHGSLWTRNTNWWDNNRQLESSHLFGHNNKWFIAYTTNSGQPLEFQTGNDPSDSTAWSFWDRIGNLDCLDTNSEFASEYLSDPSVGGSGREYYCAVSFGSILIWQMRWWGGNSWGGDSTYFSLETPANVIAPSAVTDLSAEMGKTTAVLTWTAPGADTTTGTAAFYDLRYSTAPITGANFSSAMRITTADPDPAGTLECIGLSSLSSCTSYYFAIKTSDADSNSSAISNVASGETLCSGHTEYLCGFDDLMAQGGGGSGMAVENGILDLATTSAAATDIYALKANDGPQVDSLGIRLSLGGGNSVALDAALVALVPHADTVQAFVASRSHVVVGKPVAVAQITDSTGASISPTVSAAGSTRAVSAGTLWDITLSSGASAGSRQALLIELAGGGADDAAGGGGVQVLLPNGSGGWSSSGLIQPRRGLDACVLDSVTASHVRLRFNHDYLVGNVERIPAPQQSSLTWIAPGSAISASSGSVAGALSAIDGSEATLSAGGSITLRYSTPTSGTQPARQAFLLLRGRRVAPQGSSMMSTRGDQPSRPAAPFELHPTYPNPFSSTTTIGLALPTATSVTLEIYDASGRRVRTLLAGTMSAGFHTTIWDRRDDRGGLVPAGVYLYRIRAGENQSEEKAVVLR, from the coding sequence GTGGGCCCCGCATGGGCCACGGACCACTGCTTCGACATCCCCGACACCTGCGACCGGGTGACGATTCATCCTTTATGCAGCAACCCGGCCCAAAAGTATTGCTGTCGACCATTTCCCCCTGCCGCGGCAGGCGACAATGTGCCCGGTCGGCGCCCGGGCTTCAAAGCGAAGGACTTCTCGCTTTTCAAATGGAATGGGCTCTATCACCTAGTCTACATCCTCCACAATTCGGACGATCTTGGCACCTCGTCCGAGACGCGTTTCGGTCACGACATCTCTAAGGACCTCTACCACTGGGACTCACTCCCGCCCATACTTCCCGTCCGGGCAGACAAATGGGATAACACTAATATGTGGGCGCCCTTCGTCATTCAGCGCGATAGCACCTTCAACCTCTTCTATACCGGCGTGTCCACAAGCGGCAAGCAATCGATTGGGCTTGCGACTTCCTCCGATCTCCTCGACTGGCAGCGGAGGGATACTCCAATCTTTTCATGCGCGAACGCTCCTTGGACGTGGTGTGACTCGTTGAACGGATATGGGCGCGACTTTAGGGACCCGTTCGTTATGCGTGATCCGGATAGTCTTGGGCGCTGGATTATGTACTATTCGACCCGAGTGCCTGCCGTTGGCGATTCCACGACAGTGCCCGGGGTCGCCCTCTCTTCCGGGGATTTCACTGCATGGCGTGATCATGGGTCGCTGTGGACGCGCAACACAAATTGGTGGGATAACAACCGCCAGCTCGAATCGTCCCACCTGTTTGGGCACAACAACAAGTGGTTTATCGCCTATACGACAAATTCTGGCCAGCCATTGGAATTCCAGACGGGCAACGACCCGAGCGACTCGACAGCATGGAGCTTTTGGGACCGCATCGGGAATCTGGATTGTCTTGATACTAATTCCGAGTTCGCCTCCGAGTATCTTAGCGACCCAAGTGTTGGGGGTTCGGGGCGGGAGTACTATTGCGCCGTCAGCTTCGGCTCGATCCTGATCTGGCAGATGCGATGGTGGGGCGGCAATTCCTGGGGTGGCGATTCCACGTACTTTTCACTCGAAACTCCAGCCAACGTCATCGCGCCTTCGGCCGTGACCGACCTGTCGGCCGAGATGGGCAAGACGACGGCAGTCCTGACTTGGACTGCCCCCGGCGCGGACACAACCACGGGGACGGCGGCGTTCTACGATCTACGCTACTCCACCGCGCCGATCACAGGGGCGAATTTCAGCAGCGCCATGCGGATCACGACGGCGGACCCAGATCCGGCCGGGACACTGGAATGCATTGGACTCTCGTCGCTCTCGTCGTGCACGAGTTACTACTTCGCCATCAAGACCTCGGACGCCGACAGCAATAGCTCGGCGATCAGCAATGTCGCGTCCGGTGAAACGCTGTGCAGCGGACACACCGAGTACCTTTGCGGCTTCGACGATCTGATGGCTCAGGGCGGGGGTGGCAGCGGCATGGCGGTCGAGAATGGGATCCTCGACCTGGCGACGACGAGCGCAGCAGCCACCGACATCTATGCTCTGAAGGCGAATGACGGCCCGCAGGTGGACTCGCTGGGAATCCGTCTCAGCCTCGGCGGCGGGAACTCGGTGGCGTTGGACGCCGCCCTGGTCGCGCTGGTGCCGCACGCTGACACTGTCCAAGCCTTTGTCGCGAGTCGGAGCCACGTGGTGGTCGGCAAACCGGTGGCGGTCGCCCAGATTACGGACAGCACGGGCGCGAGCATCTCGCCGACTGTCTCGGCAGCGGGGAGTACGAGGGCGGTGTCTGCGGGAACACTTTGGGACATTACCCTGTCTTCAGGCGCGTCGGCGGGCAGCCGACAGGCGCTGCTTATCGAACTGGCCGGTGGCGGAGCAGACGACGCGGCAGGGGGCGGTGGCGTACAGGTCCTGCTGCCCAATGGATCGGGGGGCTGGTCCAGCAGCGGCCTGATTCAACCGCGGCGGGGGCTTGACGCGTGCGTTCTCGACTCGGTCACCGCCAGCCACGTGCGCCTGCGTTTCAACCATGACTACCTGGTCGGCAACGTCGAACGAATCCCTGCCCCACAGCAAAGCTCACTAACATGGATCGCGCCGGGCAGCGCCATTTCCGCGTCGTCGGGATCGGTTGCGGGGGCGCTCTCGGCGATCGACGGCAGCGAGGCGACGCTGAGCGCCGGGGGCTCGATTACGCTGCGATATTCGACCCCGACCTCGGGCACGCAGCCTGCGCGCCAGGCGTTTCTCCTGCTGAGAGGCCGGCGGGTCGCTCCGCAGGGGTCGTCCATGATGTCCACTCGAGGGGACCAGCCTTCGCGGCCAGCGGCGCCGTTCGAGCTCCACCCAACCTATCCAAACCCATTCAGCTCCACGACCACGATCGGGCTTGCGCTGCCTACCGCGACCAGCGTGACGCTCGAGATCTATGACGCGAGCGGACGCCGGGTGCGGACGCTGCTCGCCGGAACGATGAGCGCTGGGTTCCACACGACGATCTGGGATCGCCGTGACGACCGGGGTGGTCTTGTCCCCGCCGGCGTCTATCTCTATCGGATCCGGGCGGGCGAGAATCAGTCCGAGGAAAAGGCCGTAGTTCTTCGTTGA